One genomic region from uncultured Cohaesibacter sp. encodes:
- the tkt gene encoding transketolase — translation MNNMDKQTRMAHAIRFLSMDAVEKANSGHPGLPMGAADVATVLFTKFMRFDPTSPKWADRDRFVMSGGHGSMLLYSLLHLLGYEDMTIDDLANFRQLGAKTAGHPEYGHAAGIETTTGPLGQGIANAVGMAITERLLAAKFGDDLVNHRTYVMAGDGCLMEGISQEAIALAGHLKLNKLVLLWDDNNITIDGNVSVSDSTDQHARFKACNWNTLSVDGHDQAAIAEAIETAQKSDKPTMIACKTVIGFGSPNKAGTNKVHGAPLGADEIAATREALGWDCEPFELPADIRDAWRIAGLNAAQAHKEWQKRLEAADSEVRAEFERRMRGDLPSGFEDAMTAYKKSLAEEPKNVATRKASEMALNVITEAVPETIGGSADLTGSNNTKTPSTESVTPDDFSGRYMNWGIREHCMASAMNGMALHGGVIPYSGTFLVFADYMRGAMRLSALMEQRVIYVLTHDSIGLGEDGPTHQPVETLASLRAIPNMQVFRPADAMETAECWELAIKSDKNPSSLALTRQGLTPYRTEYSEENLCGRGAYVLSDCDGDADVSIFASGSEVEIAMAAQAALAEQEILARVVSVPCFELFEAQSEEYKEDILGGAKVKVGIEAALRMGWDRFIGSDGIFVGMDSFGASGPYKELYEKFGITSDNVVAKVVERLK, via the coding sequence ATGAACAACATGGATAAACAGACTCGCATGGCGCATGCGATCCGCTTTCTTTCAATGGATGCCGTTGAGAAAGCAAACTCCGGACACCCTGGCCTTCCAATGGGTGCAGCGGACGTTGCTACCGTTCTTTTCACCAAATTCATGAGATTTGATCCCACCAGCCCCAAATGGGCTGACCGCGATCGTTTTGTGATGTCTGGCGGCCACGGCTCGATGCTGCTTTACTCCCTGCTGCATTTGCTGGGATATGAAGACATGACCATCGACGATTTGGCCAACTTCCGTCAGTTGGGTGCCAAAACCGCTGGCCATCCTGAATATGGTCATGCCGCGGGCATCGAAACGACAACCGGTCCGCTGGGTCAGGGCATCGCAAATGCCGTTGGCATGGCGATCACGGAAAGACTTTTGGCAGCCAAATTCGGCGATGATCTTGTCAATCACCGGACCTATGTCATGGCTGGTGACGGGTGCCTTATGGAAGGCATCTCTCAGGAAGCCATTGCATTGGCCGGTCATCTCAAGCTCAACAAGCTTGTGCTGCTGTGGGACGACAATAACATCACCATCGATGGCAATGTCAGCGTCTCCGACTCGACCGACCAGCATGCACGCTTCAAGGCCTGCAACTGGAACACTTTGAGCGTTGATGGTCATGACCAGGCAGCCATTGCTGAAGCCATCGAAACAGCCCAGAAGAGCGACAAGCCAACCATGATTGCCTGTAAGACGGTGATCGGCTTTGGCTCTCCAAACAAGGCTGGCACCAACAAGGTGCACGGGGCTCCCCTGGGTGCAGATGAAATCGCGGCCACCCGCGAAGCGCTCGGCTGGGATTGTGAACCGTTCGAACTGCCTGCTGACATTCGCGATGCATGGCGCATTGCCGGCCTTAATGCCGCGCAGGCCCACAAAGAATGGCAGAAGCGGCTGGAAGCTGCGGATTCCGAGGTCCGCGCAGAGTTCGAACGCCGTATGCGTGGCGATCTGCCATCCGGCTTCGAAGATGCCATGACAGCTTACAAGAAGTCTCTGGCTGAAGAACCAAAGAATGTGGCAACCCGCAAAGCTTCCGAAATGGCGCTCAACGTCATCACCGAAGCCGTGCCGGAAACCATTGGCGGCTCTGCCGACCTCACCGGTTCCAACAACACCAAGACCCCATCAACCGAATCGGTCACGCCTGACGATTTCTCCGGTCGCTACATGAACTGGGGTATTCGCGAGCATTGCATGGCCTCTGCCATGAACGGCATGGCCCTGCATGGCGGCGTCATTCCTTATAGCGGGACCTTCCTGGTCTTTGCCGACTATATGCGTGGTGCGATGCGTCTGTCAGCTCTGATGGAACAGCGCGTCATCTATGTGTTGACCCATGATTCCATCGGTCTTGGCGAAGATGGTCCAACCCATCAGCCGGTTGAAACCCTTGCTTCCCTGCGCGCCATCCCGAACATGCAGGTCTTCCGTCCTGCAGACGCGATGGAAACAGCAGAATGCTGGGAACTGGCGATCAAGTCAGACAAGAACCCAAGCTCTCTGGCACTGACCCGTCAGGGTCTGACACCATATCGCACCGAATATTCCGAAGAAAATCTCTGCGGACGCGGTGCCTATGTTCTGTCTGACTGCGATGGGGATGCCGACGTGTCGATCTTTGCTTCAGGCTCTGAAGTGGAAATCGCCATGGCTGCACAGGCAGCATTGGCAGAACAGGAAATTCTGGCCCGCGTGGTCTCTGTACCATGCTTTGAGCTTTTCGAAGCGCAGTCAGAAGAGTATAAGGAAGACATCCTGGGCGGTGCCAAGGTCAAAGTTGGCATTGAAGCTGCCCTTCGCATGGGATGGGATCGCTTTATCGGCTCGGACGGCATCTTTGTTGGCATGGACAGCTTCGGCGCTTCCGGCCCTTATAAAGAGCTGTACGAAAAATTCGGCATCACCTCCGACAATGTTGTCGCAAAGGTTGTCGAACGCCTAAAATAA
- the gap gene encoding type I glyceraldehyde-3-phosphate dehydrogenase, giving the protein MTVKVAINGFGRIGRNVLRAIIESGRTDIEVVAINDLGPVETNAHLVRFDSVHGKFPGTVTVDGDTIDVGRGPIKVTAIRNPEELPWGELGVDVAMECTGIFTAKEKASMHLTAGAKRVLVSAPAAGADKTIVFGVNHDSLTADDLVVSNASCTTNCLSPVAWALNEAVGIEKGFMTTIHSYTGDQPTLDTMHKDLYRARAAALSMIPTSTGAAKAVGLVLPELAGKLDGVAIRVPTPNVSVVDLVFEAKKDTTVEEINAAIKAAADGKLAGVLGYTDLPNVSSDFNHDSHSSIFHMDQTKVMEGRMVRILSWYDNEWGFSNRMGDTAVAMAKLIK; this is encoded by the coding sequence ATGACTGTAAAAGTGGCGATCAATGGTTTCGGTCGTATTGGCCGTAACGTGCTTCGTGCTATCATCGAATCCGGCCGTACCGATATCGAAGTTGTTGCTATCAACGACCTTGGCCCGGTTGAAACCAACGCTCACCTCGTACGTTTCGACTCTGTACATGGCAAATTCCCTGGCACCGTTACCGTTGACGGCGACACCATTGACGTAGGCCGTGGCCCGATCAAGGTAACCGCCATCCGCAACCCTGAAGAACTGCCTTGGGGCGAACTGGGTGTTGACGTTGCAATGGAATGCACCGGTATCTTCACCGCCAAGGAAAAAGCTTCCATGCACCTGACCGCTGGTGCAAAACGCGTTCTGGTTTCTGCTCCTGCAGCAGGCGCTGACAAAACCATCGTTTTCGGTGTCAACCACGACTCCCTGACTGCAGATGACCTGGTTGTTTCCAACGCATCTTGCACCACCAACTGCCTGTCTCCAGTTGCTTGGGCTCTGAACGAAGCTGTTGGCATCGAAAAAGGCTTTATGACCACCATTCACTCCTACACTGGTGACCAGCCTACTCTCGACACCATGCACAAAGATCTGTATCGCGCACGCGCTGCTGCTCTGTCCATGATCCCAACTTCTACCGGTGCTGCAAAAGCTGTTGGTCTGGTTCTTCCAGAACTCGCAGGCAAACTGGACGGCGTTGCTATCCGCGTTCCTACACCAAACGTATCTGTTGTCGACCTGGTCTTCGAAGCCAAAAAAGACACCACCGTTGAAGAAATCAACGCAGCAATCAAAGCTGCTGCTGATGGCAAACTGGCTGGCGTTCTGGGCTACACCGATCTGCCAAACGTATCCAGCGACTTCAACCATGACAGCCACTCTTCCATCTTCCACATGGATCAGACCAAAGTCATGGAAGGCCGCATGGTTCGTATCCTGAGCTGGTACGACAACGAATGGGGCTTCTCCAACCGTATGGGTGACACCGCGGTTGCTATGGCTAAACTCATCAAATAA
- a CDS encoding phosphoglycerate kinase yields MANFKTLDDVELSGKRVLVRVDLNVPMKDGEVTDTTRIDRIVPTLSEISEKGGKVIILAHFGRPKGEKVPEMSLKQVVPALSKALKMPVGFAEDCIGDVAKAAIDNMANGDVLVLENTRYYKGEEKNDPEFAAQLGANGDLLVADAFSVSHRAHVSTEGLCHHMPAVAGRTMQQELEALDSALGTPNRPVLAVVGGAKVSTKIDLLENLVTKVDGLVIGGGMANTFLAAQGKDVGKSLCEHDLAETAKRILVAAEKAGCEIVLPTDALVAKEFAANAPYEVLDVDSIPADGMMLDVGPKSVEAVVAWIKKANTVVWNGPLGAFEIEPFDTATVAAAQAAAEETKAGKLTSVAGGGDTVSALNHAGVYDDFSYISTAGGAFLEWMEGKALPGVEVLKA; encoded by the coding sequence ATGGCTAATTTCAAAACCCTTGATGATGTAGAACTGAGCGGCAAGCGCGTGCTCGTTCGCGTTGACCTGAACGTCCCGATGAAAGATGGCGAAGTCACCGATACCACCCGTATCGACCGCATCGTACCGACCCTTTCCGAAATTTCCGAAAAAGGCGGCAAGGTCATCATCCTTGCTCACTTTGGTCGTCCCAAGGGCGAAAAGGTTCCGGAAATGAGCCTCAAGCAGGTTGTTCCGGCTCTGTCCAAAGCCCTCAAGATGCCTGTTGGCTTTGCAGAAGACTGCATCGGCGATGTTGCCAAGGCTGCCATCGACAACATGGCCAACGGCGACGTCCTCGTTCTGGAAAACACCCGCTACTACAAGGGCGAAGAAAAGAACGATCCTGAATTTGCTGCACAGCTGGGTGCCAATGGCGACCTGCTGGTCGCAGACGCATTCTCCGTTTCCCACCGTGCGCACGTTTCCACCGAAGGACTGTGCCACCATATGCCTGCAGTTGCCGGTCGCACCATGCAGCAGGAACTCGAAGCTCTCGATTCCGCTCTGGGCACGCCAAACCGTCCTGTTCTGGCTGTTGTAGGCGGCGCCAAGGTTTCCACCAAGATCGACCTGCTCGAAAACCTCGTCACCAAAGTTGACGGTCTGGTAATCGGCGGCGGCATGGCCAACACCTTCCTGGCCGCTCAGGGCAAAGACGTTGGCAAATCCCTTTGCGAACATGATCTGGCTGAAACCGCAAAACGCATTCTGGTCGCAGCTGAAAAAGCTGGCTGTGAAATCGTCCTGCCAACCGACGCTCTGGTCGCCAAGGAATTCGCTGCCAACGCACCGTACGAAGTGCTCGACGTGGACAGCATCCCGGCTGACGGCATGATGCTCGACGTTGGTCCGAAGTCTGTTGAAGCTGTTGTTGCATGGATCAAGAAAGCCAACACCGTTGTCTGGAATGGCCCGCTCGGCGCGTTCGAAATCGAACCATTCGACACCGCAACCGTTGCAGCCGCACAGGCAGCCGCAGAAGAAACCAAAGCTGGCAAGCTGACCTCTGTTGCCGGTGGTGGCGACACGGTTTCCGCGCTCAACCATGCTGGCGTTTATGATGACTTCTCCTACATCTCCACCGCTGGTGGTGCATTCCTCGAATGGATGGAAGGCAAGGCTCTTCCGGGTGTTGAAGTTCTCAAAGCCTGA
- a CDS encoding thiamine phosphate synthase translates to MEPTQIYLVTPRHIDLETFPAQLQAAMDGGDIAALLIDCETNNDNELQKITQTIAPMAQKHDIAVVLRGDSRVAGRTKCDGLHIDGDLTDIQNGVEDYANRFMLGAEGGNKRHTAMEIGESGIDYIMFGRLDAPTMDTIHEKSLDMADWWSTLFEVPAVIIGGSDLSECAKVSAMGIEFIALREAIWDHEAGPQVAVSEACALLAEGAKEQS, encoded by the coding sequence ATGGAGCCCACCCAGATTTATCTCGTCACCCCGCGGCACATTGATCTGGAAACATTCCCGGCCCAATTGCAAGCCGCCATGGATGGAGGCGATATCGCAGCCCTGTTGATCGATTGCGAAACAAACAACGACAACGAGCTGCAGAAAATCACCCAGACCATCGCCCCCATGGCGCAAAAGCACGACATCGCCGTGGTGTTGCGCGGGGATTCCCGCGTCGCTGGTCGCACCAAATGTGACGGCCTGCATATTGATGGCGATCTTACCGATATCCAGAATGGTGTCGAAGACTATGCCAATCGCTTCATGCTCGGCGCAGAGGGTGGCAACAAGCGCCACACGGCAATGGAAATCGGCGAAAGCGGCATCGACTATATCATGTTCGGTCGTCTGGACGCGCCAACCATGGATACGATTCACGAAAAGTCGCTGGATATGGCCGATTGGTGGTCCACCCTGTTCGAGGTGCCCGCGGTGATTATCGGCGGCTCTGATCTTTCCGAATGCGCAAAGGTCTCGGCCATGGGCATTGAATTCATCGCCCTGCGCGAAGCCATCTGGGACCATGAAGCCGGTCCGCAGGTTGCCGTGAGCGAAGCATGCGCCCTGCTTGCAGAAGGCGCCAAGGAACAATCCTGA
- a CDS encoding tetratricopeptide repeat protein, translating to MNGPQQTTSDYMVMLSKLNAAPSASRLTIRAFLRKCLSASLASALTLCVAPAWAAQTAPEVSQPADAGEQLTTPIGAAPQDGSKVPYVFDGSASITDPSNPFDVPRFVLKKTSAYSAYQRGFYLTAFALATKLAGMNDIHAQTLLGELYLKGTGVEQNLKDAANWFEIAADRGDREAQFNIGLLYAQGQGVEKNLDKALDYFQKAAAQDQKNAQFNLGLLYLRGQLVERDITKAMDLLTKSAQQGVAAAQYTLANLYQSDFFPAPNLDQAAYWMQRAAQGGFLDAQLEFGLMLFHGKGVRQDFSAARAWLKQAADAGSILAQNRLARILARGYEQPADPIDAAKYYLLSKRSGKSDDWLEKFFQELPDKEKQLAIKELKAHTFW from the coding sequence ATGAACGGCCCACAGCAAACGACGTCAGATTACATGGTCATGCTTTCCAAACTGAATGCTGCGCCAAGCGCAAGCCGATTGACTATCCGCGCTTTCTTGCGCAAATGTCTGAGTGCATCGCTTGCATCAGCCCTGACGCTGTGCGTCGCACCCGCATGGGCTGCGCAAACTGCCCCTGAGGTCAGCCAGCCAGCAGACGCTGGCGAGCAATTGACAACACCAATCGGCGCGGCACCACAAGATGGTTCAAAAGTCCCTTATGTGTTCGATGGCTCTGCCTCGATCACCGATCCGAGCAATCCATTTGATGTGCCCCGCTTTGTGCTGAAAAAGACGTCAGCCTATTCGGCCTACCAGCGAGGCTTCTATCTCACGGCCTTTGCACTGGCCACGAAGCTGGCCGGCATGAATGACATACACGCCCAAACATTGCTCGGAGAGCTGTATCTGAAAGGGACTGGCGTCGAGCAGAATCTGAAGGACGCCGCAAACTGGTTTGAAATTGCAGCCGACAGAGGCGACAGGGAAGCCCAGTTCAACATCGGCCTGCTCTATGCGCAGGGGCAGGGCGTTGAGAAAAATCTCGACAAGGCTCTCGACTATTTCCAAAAGGCGGCAGCGCAGGATCAGAAAAATGCTCAGTTCAATCTGGGCCTTCTCTATCTGCGCGGCCAGCTGGTGGAAAGAGATATCACCAAGGCCATGGACCTGCTGACCAAATCCGCCCAGCAGGGTGTCGCAGCAGCGCAATATACCCTGGCCAATCTTTACCAGTCGGATTTTTTCCCTGCACCCAACCTTGATCAGGCCGCCTACTGGATGCAGCGCGCCGCACAGGGCGGCTTTCTGGATGCACAGCTGGAATTCGGCCTGATGCTGTTTCATGGCAAGGGCGTTCGGCAGGATTTCTCCGCCGCCCGTGCGTGGCTCAAGCAAGCCGCAGATGCAGGCAGCATTCTTGCCCAGAACCGCCTTGCTCGCATTCTGGCGCGCGGCTATGAACAGCCAGCTGATCCAATTGATGCGGCGAAATACTATCTCTTGTCCAAGCGCTCTGGCAAAAGCGATGATTGGCTTGAGAAGTTTTTTCAGGAATTGCCCGACAAGGAAAAGCAGTTGGCAATAAAAGAGCTAAAGGCACATACCTTTTGGTAG
- the efp gene encoding elongation factor P, which produces MKINGNEVRPGNVIEHQNTIWVAVKVNAVKPGKGGAFAQIELKNLIDGRKLNERFRASETVERVRLEQKDFTYLYEEGDNLVFMDTVSYEQLELNKDFVGERAAFLQDGMPVVVELYEEKPIGIDLPDQVTLEVTETEPTIKGQTQSSSYKPAMLENGVRCMVPPFITTGEKIVVDTNEIEYVKRAD; this is translated from the coding sequence ATGAAGATCAATGGCAACGAAGTCCGTCCTGGCAACGTAATCGAACATCAGAACACGATCTGGGTCGCGGTGAAAGTGAATGCAGTCAAGCCGGGTAAAGGCGGCGCATTTGCTCAGATCGAGCTGAAGAACCTTATCGACGGTCGCAAACTCAACGAGCGTTTTCGCGCCAGTGAAACCGTTGAACGCGTGCGTCTGGAGCAAAAAGATTTCACATACCTCTATGAAGAGGGTGACAATCTGGTGTTCATGGATACCGTTTCCTACGAACAGCTCGAACTGAACAAGGATTTTGTCGGTGAGCGTGCAGCATTCCTGCAGGACGGCATGCCTGTCGTTGTAGAACTGTATGAAGAAAAGCCGATCGGCATCGACCTTCCCGATCAGGTAACACTGGAAGTGACTGAAACCGAGCCGACCATCAAGGGCCAGACCCAGTCGTCTTCCTACAAACCGGCAATGCTTGAAAATGGCGTTCGCTGCATGGTTCCTCCGTTCATCACCACCGGTGAAAAGATCGTCGTGGACACCAACGAAATTGAATATGTGAAGCGCGCTGACTAA
- a CDS encoding inositol monophosphatase family protein: MARSALLNVMVQAALKAGRRLARDFGELENLQVSRKGPGDFVSNADLQSEKIITDELRKARPNFGFLREESGEEEGIDKSHRWIIDPLDGTTNFLHGIPLFAISIALEHEGRIIAGVIYNPATDDLYTAERGRGAFYNDRRMRVAARDDFHDCVIGTGVPHLGRGKHKPYLEQLEKVMADVSGIRRLGAASLDLAYVASGRFDGYWEEALNAWDIAAGIIMVREAGGFVTDINGGDKMLENGSVIAGNELIRTRLEKTLKK, from the coding sequence ATGGCACGCTCTGCTCTTCTCAATGTTATGGTTCAAGCCGCCCTCAAGGCTGGCCGCCGACTGGCTCGAGATTTCGGCGAACTGGAAAATCTTCAGGTCTCCCGCAAGGGCCCTGGCGATTTCGTCTCGAATGCTGACCTTCAATCGGAAAAAATTATCACCGATGAGTTGAGAAAAGCCCGTCCGAATTTCGGCTTCCTCAGAGAGGAAAGCGGCGAGGAAGAAGGCATCGACAAGAGCCATCGCTGGATCATCGATCCGCTGGATGGCACCACGAACTTCCTGCACGGCATTCCCCTGTTCGCAATCTCCATAGCGTTGGAACATGAAGGCCGCATCATCGCCGGGGTTATCTACAATCCGGCGACCGATGATCTCTACACCGCAGAGCGCGGCCGTGGCGCCTTCTATAACGACCGTCGCATGCGCGTTGCGGCCCGTGACGACTTCCATGATTGCGTCATCGGCACCGGCGTTCCGCATCTGGGCCGTGGCAAGCACAAGCCTTATCTGGAACAGCTGGAAAAGGTAATGGCAGACGTCTCCGGTATTCGCCGTCTCGGCGCGGCCTCCCTCGATCTAGCCTATGTGGCTTCTGGCCGCTTTGATGGCTATTGGGAAGAAGCACTCAACGCCTGGGACATCGCAGCAGGCATCATCATGGTGCGCGAAGCCGGTGGCTTTGTAACAGACATCAATGGCGGCGACAAAATGCTGGAAAATGGCTCTGTCATTGCTGGCAATGAGCTGATCCGCACACGCCTTGAAAAGACCCTGAAGAAATAG
- a CDS encoding YeeE/YedE family protein → MTEFTPLVSFAGGTLIGLAAVLLMLSWGRIAGMTGILAGILPPFGSDMRWKASFLAGAVLAPLLYEATISDIAYQMPVSLEALIIGGVITGIGVTFGSGCTSGHGICGLARFSRRSAVAVIMFMSFAFLTVFLTRHIF, encoded by the coding sequence GTGACTGAATTCACCCCTCTGGTTTCCTTTGCAGGCGGCACACTGATCGGGCTTGCCGCGGTTCTGCTGATGCTCTCATGGGGCCGCATCGCGGGCATGACGGGCATTTTGGCGGGTATCCTGCCACCGTTTGGCAGCGACATGCGCTGGAAAGCAAGTTTTCTGGCGGGTGCCGTTCTCGCTCCTCTCTTATATGAGGCAACCATCAGCGACATCGCCTATCAAATGCCCGTTTCCCTTGAGGCCCTGATCATTGGCGGGGTTATTACCGGCATCGGCGTAACTTTTGGCTCGGGCTGCACCTCAGGCCATGGCATCTGCGGCCTTGCGCGCTTCTCGCGCCGCTCAGCCGTGGCTGTCATCATGTTCATGAGCTTTGCTTTCCTGACGGTCTTCCTCACACGTCATATCTTTTAA
- a CDS encoding DUF6691 family protein, with the protein MRYLAAGLIGAIFGLGIITSGMANPAKVLNFFDLAGSFDPSLAFVMAGALTVAIPGYALIFRKLRKPVFTPNFNVPTNRAIDRKLVIGSSIFGIGWGIGGFCPGASLPALGLGHPSSFLFVLALIAGIMLAQLIQKARIFEHSTSSATSIPVPSSAENIQDHA; encoded by the coding sequence ATGCGTTATCTGGCAGCCGGTCTGATCGGAGCCATCTTTGGCCTCGGCATCATCACCTCGGGCATGGCAAACCCCGCTAAAGTGCTTAACTTTTTTGATCTTGCAGGCAGTTTCGACCCAAGCCTCGCTTTTGTCATGGCGGGCGCTCTCACCGTTGCCATTCCCGGTTATGCGCTCATTTTTCGCAAATTGCGCAAGCCTGTCTTCACGCCGAATTTCAATGTCCCGACCAATCGCGCAATCGACCGCAAACTGGTGATCGGCTCATCCATCTTCGGCATAGGATGGGGGATCGGCGGCTTTTGCCCGGGCGCATCCCTACCGGCCCTTGGTTTGGGGCACCCGAGCAGCTTCCTTTTCGTGCTCGCCCTGATCGCGGGAATCATGCTCGCTCAACTGATTCAGAAAGCCCGGATCTTTGAGCATTCCACTTCCTCTGCGACCTCAATTCCCGTTCCAAGCAGCGCTGAAAATATTCAGGATCACGCATAA
- a CDS encoding flagellar motor protein MotA — protein sequence MSSELDPYKLSSPQRYLWRMLIFIGAAAFVPIILYRQILQAFWSNPLLNAMIFFVLTVGIFLALRQVVRLFREVKWVNNFRLGDPGLEVDRPPILLAPMATLLGDRVGRMAINTSTMRSILESVGMRLDEARDMSRYFTGLLVFLGLLGTFWGLLQTVSSVGDVISSLSVASSDVGVIFEDLKQGLEAPLQGMGTAFSSSLFGLSGSLVLGFLDLQASQAQTRFFTNLEDWLSTVTDINFEDLDNSYGEALGNGDNEQLVAVLEQLSRKIDQAGEDAKTGSGRNATSAMANLAEGIQGLVQHLRSEQQLMREWADQQASQQEEVKDVLVKLNDVLSKASSNRQN from the coding sequence ATGTCTAGCGAACTCGATCCTTACAAGCTTTCAAGCCCACAACGCTACTTGTGGCGCATGCTCATCTTCATTGGCGCAGCTGCCTTTGTTCCCATCATCCTGTACCGCCAGATCCTTCAAGCTTTCTGGAGCAACCCGCTTCTGAACGCGATGATCTTCTTCGTTTTGACCGTAGGCATCTTTCTTGCGCTGCGTCAGGTTGTGCGCCTGTTCCGCGAAGTCAAATGGGTCAATAATTTCCGCCTAGGTGATCCGGGGTTGGAAGTAGATCGCCCCCCAATCCTTCTGGCTCCCATGGCCACTCTGTTAGGGGATCGCGTCGGCCGCATGGCGATCAACACCTCGACCATGCGATCCATTCTGGAATCGGTTGGCATGCGCCTTGATGAAGCGCGCGACATGTCGCGCTATTTCACCGGGCTTCTGGTGTTTCTCGGCCTTCTGGGCACCTTCTGGGGCCTATTGCAAACGGTAAGCTCCGTGGGCGACGTCATCAGCTCCCTTTCGGTTGCATCCAGCGATGTTGGCGTTATCTTCGAAGATCTTAAACAGGGGCTTGAAGCCCCATTGCAGGGCATGGGCACCGCCTTTTCCTCCTCGCTCTTTGGTCTTTCCGGCTCTCTCGTGCTTGGCTTCCTTGATCTGCAGGCCAGTCAGGCGCAGACCCGATTCTTTACCAATCTGGAAGACTGGCTTTCAACCGTCACCGACATCAATTTTGAAGATCTCGACAACAGCTATGGCGAAGCACTGGGCAATGGCGACAATGAACAACTGGTCGCCGTGCTAGAGCAGCTCTCTCGCAAGATCGATCAGGCCGGAGAAGACGCCAAAACCGGCAGCGGACGCAACGCTACATCAGCCATGGCCAATCTTGCCGAAGGCATTCAGGGCCTTGTTCAGCATTTGCGCTCCGAGCAGCAGCTGATGCGCGAATGGGCCGACCAGCAGGCAAGCCAGCAGGAAGAAGTCAAGGATGTGCTGGTCAAGCTCAATGACGTTCTGTCAAAAGCCAGCTCCAACAGGCAAAACTAG
- a CDS encoding peptidoglycan -binding protein, producing MGLSRNRRSEQRADYWPGFVDAMATLLLVLIFLLTVFMVAQFFLSQEISGKDTALNELNSQIAELTELLALERANGQDMESSIATLQASLSSAEAARDRFAMQLETQKGDQDSAGGQIATLTNQLESEKAISQRALAQVELLNQQISALRRQIAALEDALEASETRDRESQTKIASLGKRLNIALAQRVQELSRYRSDFFGRLREILSQRSDIRVVGDRFVFQSEVLFSSGEDRMKAEGEQELDHVAEALLELIQDIPEEIDWVLRVDGHTDNRPINSARFPSNWELSSARAISVVKYLISKGVPPERLVAAGFGEFQPLEEGESDEALRKNRRIEFKLTQR from the coding sequence ATGGGCCTGTCCCGTAATCGCCGCAGTGAACAAAGAGCCGACTATTGGCCAGGCTTTGTCGATGCCATGGCGACCTTGTTGCTTGTGCTCATCTTTCTGCTCACCGTTTTCATGGTGGCCCAGTTCTTCCTCAGTCAGGAAATCTCCGGCAAGGACACTGCGCTTAATGAACTGAACAGCCAGATTGCCGAACTCACCGAATTGCTCGCACTGGAACGCGCCAACGGGCAGGATATGGAGAGCTCGATAGCCACCCTTCAGGCCAGCCTTTCCAGCGCCGAGGCTGCGCGAGACCGCTTTGCCATGCAGCTTGAAACCCAGAAGGGGGATCAGGATAGTGCAGGCGGGCAGATTGCGACCCTGACCAATCAGCTGGAAAGTGAAAAAGCCATTTCCCAGCGTGCTCTGGCTCAGGTGGAATTGCTCAATCAGCAGATCTCTGCCCTGCGCCGCCAGATCGCAGCTCTGGAAGACGCTTTGGAGGCCTCTGAGACCCGCGACAGGGAAAGTCAGACCAAGATTGCCAGCCTTGGCAAACGCCTCAACATCGCGCTGGCCCAGCGCGTGCAGGAGCTGTCGCGCTATCGTTCGGACTTCTTTGGCCGCTTGCGGGAAATCCTTTCCCAGCGTTCAGACATCCGCGTCGTCGGCGACCGCTTTGTCTTCCAGTCCGAAGTGCTCTTCTCCTCTGGTGAAGATCGCATGAAAGCGGAAGGCGAGCAGGAACTCGACCATGTGGCAGAGGCCCTCCTGGAACTGATTCAGGATATTCCGGAAGAGATCGACTGGGTGTTGCGTGTCGACGGTCATACGGATAACCGCCCCATCAACAGCGCCCGCTTCCCTTCCAACTGGGAGCTGTCATCGGCCCGCGCCATCTCGGTTGTCAAATATCTGATTTCCAAGGGCGTGCCGCCCGAGCGTCTCGTAGCCGCAGGCTTTGGTGAATTCCAGCCGCTCGAAGAAGGCGAATCGGACGAAGCCTTGCGCAAGAACCGCCGCATCGAATTCAAGCTAACCCAGCGCTAA